TATAAGATTCCATGATATTCGAAAAAGACACGTCTTTTTTTGAGGGTGAAAGAACCTTTATGGAATTATAAGGTCCGCTCGCTTGGGGGACTGTTTACTCCAGCTTATCAAACCCAGATCTTTCAGGTTAACTTTTTCAACATAACCGCCTACAAATCCGACATTGACGGCCATTCCATGCCGATCTACCATGTAGCGTTTTAGGAAATGCGAAGGACTGTGAGGAAGTCCCAGTCCTCCGGGTGTTGCATGCGGATCTTTTAGATGTGGTCTGTTGACCGAAAGACGGAGAGGGATTTCCTGGTCAGGCATGGGCCAGACGTCCATGCGAAAGGAATCAGCCAAAAGGCCGGCGTCTGCACGGGCGATTTTGTATTTTTCAAAATAGCGTCCCGAGGTTTGACTGAGGTTTCCGCCCCATTTTTCATACCACGTTCGGCCGCTTGAATCCGGGGAATCAGGCAAAAGCCAGCAGTTAATCCCATAGCTGCCGATTCCATTCTGGAAATACCAGGTTGTGTCAAAGGTTCCGTCTTCTTGGGTAGTCTGGATTTTGGTAGAAGGGCAAATATTGATTTGCATCACCCCGGAACGATCAAGGGTCGGATTCTGCTGAAAATACTGATCGCCTAAATAGGGAGCAATCTTTCGAAACCAATAATCTGCCCCATATCCCAAGGGGAAGATCCTACCGTCATTTTCCTGACTGTAAACACTGAAAGCCAGCGTCATCTGTTTGAGATTGCTCCGACAGGATAGCGTTTTGGCGGCTTCGCGGGCCTTTCGAAGCGCTGGGACCAGCACCGCTAACAGCAAGGAAATAATTGCAATTACCACCAACAGCTCAATTAATGTAAACCCTTTTTTTCTTGATTTCATTGACCCTTTTCTCCAATCATAAAACCACCTTTCTTATTCCGTTTTTTTGTAAAAGGCGGAGCTCCTTCCGGAGAGAGGAGCCCCGCCTGAAGAACATTAGTAAGGGATAGCCACTGTCAAGCGGATATCTTCCAGCCATTGCCCTGTTAGAAAAGCAAGATCTTCCAGATTCACCACACAGTCTTGGTTCAAGTCTGCAGCATTGTACCCTGATTGAACCATCTGTTGAGCTGCACATGCATCTGCCGCAACACGAACTGTCAGGGTATCTGAGGCTGATTGAGGACCTTGCCCTCCGTTGGTGTCCGTGGCGGTCAGTTTGATTACGTAATCCCCCGCTCTATCTGTTGTGAAAGAGGCGGTTGGATTCAGAGGATCAGCCGAAGTCTTTACCACACTGGCGGACGCTCCCGAAGGCCCAGAAACGATTGACCAGACTACATCGGTATCGGCTACATCTCCCTCACCAAGGTCGTCCACCGTTCCTGTCAGTAACTGAGGCAGATTGCTTAGCCAAGTAATATAGTTATAACCAGCCTCTACAATTGGAGGAAAGTCAGAGGGTTCGGCCTGAACAACATACGTCCTTCCCGTATAAAGATTGGTATCAATGATGGTATCGACTCTCCAGAACAAGTACTGGTCGTAGCTGATACCACTGGGAATGGTGTAAGACGCTGTTGACGGAGACAGAGGAATTCCCGCTACAGCCAAGTATGCTGTTGTATCATAGGTCCCAATATAATAATACAGAATCTGCTGCTGAACATTCGGATCATTCGAAGGAGTCCACGTTAGCTCTAAGGGTGCTTGGGGAGTCAAAAGAACACTGCCGTCGGGTTGGTTGTCCAACACTCCATGAATCGCTTCCTGATAAAGCCTGAATTCATCGCATCCGACAAATCCATAACCGTCAGTATCTGTCACATCAAAAAAGATACCCAGTTTTTTCCCAACAGCAGGATCATCGGGACCAACCATAAAACTTGTTGTAACCGTCACATAACTGCCAGTTAGTCCCGTCTGCTCTTGTTCTGCAAGAATAATCCACTGGCTGTTGATGTTAGGTTCATCTTCCAGGTAAAACATCCCGATTTTCCCGCTCTCACAACTGTAAGAGCTTCGCATCTGGGCCTCTAGCACATAGGGGATATTGGGCAGGATATTCACATCCACAATCTGGTAGGCCGGCTCGTCGCTGACCCCTACATAACCGTGCCAAGCCGTCCCGTTGGCCCCGCCGCTCTGGGTGCCGGAATCTTGCGGTGGATTGCTCCGGCTGGTCCAGCCGGGAATAAGATCCCAATTATCGGTTACCCGCAAATCTGGCTCTTCAAAACTCCGATTGACGATTTTGTCTGTCAGATCTCCGATCCAGCCGATAATTGGATCCGGTACTGGCAGAGGAACAAAGCCGACGACATCTACAAAACTTTCACCCAGCCGAATTTCGTCGATATTCGGCCAGCCGGCGACCTTTAAACTCAGATTGGTAAAGACGCCGGATACGCCGGTCAGAGAAAGTGTTCTATAGCGATTCGGCTCTCTCATAATGTCTGCTGGATCCTCTGATCCCAAATCATAAAATTCCACTGTAACAGTCAGGTCATTGGTCGAGCTGGAATTGCTTTTGACAAACTTCACCACGAAAAAGGCATTTCGATCGCCAACTCCCCAAGTGCCTCCTATTGTCGTCCCATTTTGATTGGTGGTAGGAGCTGTCCCGAGTGTTCCGTAATAGGCCGTTAATCCACCCCAATTCCACACATTTCCCGCCATGATTTCATGGGTGTCGTTGGCAAGGCCGACCTGGGCTACAAAATCGGCCCCGTCACAGGCGGCAAAAAAGCTCATGTAATACGTTCCATCTGAGGTTAGATCAATCGGATTGACCAAAGGACGGCTCGCAGTGGCGGTACTCCACGCTGTTTTTCTGACCACATGTTGAGCTCCTCCAACCACTTCCGGGCTGTAACCGTGGAGTATCCCGATTTGTGCTCCCCAGGTCGGCGGAGTGGCGGTTTGGGTGTTGGCTGCATCACCAGTCACTTGATCACCAGTCACTTGCCATACGCCGCTTAGACCAGATTCCGCACTGGTTCCTGCATACCCTTGCAGGAGAGCGTTGTTTAAGGCATCGCCAAAACTTTCGTATGCGAGCAAGGCGGCTTGTGTAGATATCGCACACGTGCAAATCACAAGAAGGATAACTATATTCTTCATGGCAACCTCCACAAAAATTGTTTTTTTATCTGCACTTTCACTTTCAAACAGACTGCTGACAGAAAACAGAGTAGCACTTAAAATCAACGAATTACCTCCATTTTCTCGAGCTAACTAAGAGACCGAGTCCCAGTAAAGAAAATGTTGCAGGTTCGGGAATAATCACGTCGCTTAAACTATGCCCCAATCGGATCTCATCGATACTCACCCATCCATCTGCTTTGATAGCAAGATGTGTAAAAGTATCCGTTATTCCCGTGAGGGCAATGGTTCTGGAAGCATCGGGGCTGCCGTCATAAACTGTGTCCCGGTAGTACTCGAGTGTGATCTCCAAATCGTCTGTAGTGCCGGAATTATATTTATTGAGCATAATCACCACCAGGTAATCTCGCATTTCTCCCCGCCAATTGCCGTCGATGAAGGTTCCGTTGCAATTTGTCTGAAATCCACCGTTCAGTGCACCGTAATAGGCCGTAATCCCTTTGTCGGCAGCGCCGGAGTAGGCATTACCCGCCATCAGCTCGCTGGAGGCATTGGCCAAACCGACTTGTGAA
The sequence above is a segment of the Anaerohalosphaeraceae bacterium genome. Coding sequences within it:
- a CDS encoding prepilin-type N-terminal cleavage/methylation domain-containing protein, which encodes MKSRKKGFTLIELLVVIAIISLLLAVLVPALRKAREAAKTLSCRSNLKQMTLAFSVYSQENDGRIFPLGYGADYWFRKIAPYLGDQYFQQNPTLDRSGVMQINICPSTKIQTTQEDGTFDTTWYFQNGIGSYGINCWLLPDSPDSSGRTWYEKWGGNLSQTSGRYFEKYKIARADAGLLADSFRMDVWPMPDQEIPLRLSVNRPHLKDPHATPGGLGLPHSPSHFLKRYMVDRHGMAVNVGFVGGYVEKVNLKDLGLISWSKQSPKRADLIIP